Proteins co-encoded in one Pelobates fuscus isolate aPelFus1 chromosome 5, aPelFus1.pri, whole genome shotgun sequence genomic window:
- the LOC134612090 gene encoding olfactory receptor 5V1-like gives MTEENVTSSWNGFIFVGFPNILGSQSGLFVIFLSIYIMTLFGNLTIIFMTTFEFQLQTPMYFLLGQLSLLDLCYITVTVPKMLSNFLNVKKTISLGGCITQLLFFISMEGTEAFLLTAMAYDRYVAICFPLRYTSIMNRCWLLVAVAWVIGFCNSLVHTTLTFSLPFCGSHKLNHYFCDIPPLLQISCKETQLNELVLVIVGGICIGFSSFICILVSYTLIIFTILRITSANGKLKVFSTCGPHLIVVALFYGTAIFTYIRPSSAYSLQRDSFVSVMYSVVPPMLNPIVYSLRNKEIKRIVGKRLCGREEIL, from the coding sequence ATGACAGAAGAAAATGTAACCAGCTCCTGGAATGGATTTATCTTTGTTGGTTTCCCAAATATCCTGGGATCTCAAAGTGGACTGTTTGTGATATTTCTTAGTATATACATCATGACTCTTTTTGGTAATTTGACCATTATCTTTATGACTACTTTTGAATTCCAACTTCAAACACCCATGTATTTTTTATTGGGTCAGCTTTCCTTATTGGACCTTTGCTACATTACTGTGACAGTTCCCAAAATGCTCTCAAATTTTCTAAACGTAAAGAAAACTATATCCCTGGGAGGTTGTATAACTCAGCTCTTGTTCTTTATTTCCATGGAAGGGACTGAAGCTTTTCTTTTAACTGCTATGGCTTATGATCGCTATGTAGCCATATGCTTTCCTCTACGCTATACATCGATCATGAATAGATGCTGGCTATTAGTGGCTGTTGCATGGGTAATTGGATTTTGTAACTCTTTAGTGCACACAACTCTAACCTTTAGCCTCCCATTCTGCGGTTCCCATAAACTCAACCATTATTTTTGTGACATTCCGCCTCTACTACAAATCTCATGTAAGGAAACGCAGCTCAATGAATTAGTTCTTGTCATTGTTGGAGGAATATGTATAGGTTTTAGttcttttatttgtattcttGTTTCATACACATTAATTATTTTTACCATCCTTAGAATAACATCTGCAAATGGGAAACTGAAAGTCTTTTCCACCTGTGGACCCCACCTTATTGTTGTTGCATTGTTTTATGGAACAGCTATTTTTACATACATAAGACCTTCTTCAGCATATTCTTTACAAAGAGATAGTTTTGTCTCTGTTATGTATAGTGTTGTCCCACCCATGCTAAACcctatagtatacagcttaagaAACAAAGAAATCAAGAGAATAGTTGGTAAACGACTATGTGGAAGGGAGGAAATACTATGA